From a region of the Gossypium raimondii isolate GPD5lz chromosome 10, ASM2569854v1, whole genome shotgun sequence genome:
- the LOC105775665 gene encoding CASP-like protein 4D1 — protein sequence MAPPPTSTISPIIITLVLKILTLLLLLASLVVLATDTATLSLSFYTTFVESKIHFDDVYTYRYVLASIIMGLVYSVLQTALSLYHIATGKRLIIGDGAFLVDFYGDKVISYVLATGSAAGFGATKDLKALADVTNVDDLDDYFDKAYASASLLLFAFICAAILSVLSSYALPKMVNSSNTQNPV from the exons atggcacctCCACCAACTTCAACAATTTCCCCAATTATTATTACTCttgttttgaagattttaacGTTGCTTTTGCTTTTAGCATCGCTAGTTGTTCTTGCCACTGATACTGCAACTCTATCACTTAGCTTTTACACCACCTTCGTAGAATCCAAAATTCATTTCGATGATGTCTATACTTACCG ATACGTGCTTGCGTCGATTATAATGGGACTCGTATACTCAGTGTTGCAAACCGCTCTCTCTTTATACCATATTGCTACTGGAAAAAGATTGATAATTGGAGATGGTGCCTTTCTCGTTGATTTCTATGGGGACAAG GTAATATCGTATGTATTAGCCACTGGTTCGGCAGCTGGGTTTGGTGCAACCAAAGACCTAAAGGCACTTGCTGATGTGACAAATGTGGATGACCTTGATGACTATTTTGATAAAGCTTATGCATCGGCTAGTTTGCTTCTCTTTGCATTTATATGTGCTGCCATTTTATCTGTTCTCTCATCTTATGCACTCCCCAAAATGGTTAATTCAAGTAACACTCAAAATCCGgtctag